In the Telopea speciosissima isolate NSW1024214 ecotype Mountain lineage chromosome 2, Tspe_v1, whole genome shotgun sequence genome, one interval contains:
- the LOC122652991 gene encoding beta carbonic anhydrase 5, chloroplastic isoform X3 codes for MMPRNKNNQPLRVEASREMTQQITSNKMETVDEVEDGLDVFADLKHRFLNFKKHKYLENSEHFEVLAKAQAPKFMVIACADSRVCPSNILGFQPGEAFMIRNVANLVPPFERGPSETNAALEFAVNSLEVKNILVIGHSCCGGIQALMSMQDEEDSSSLIKKWVVIGKPARLSAKAAAAHLCFDQQCRHCEKESVNCSLANLLTYPWIEERLCKGFLSIHGGYYDFTNCTFEKWTLDYKGSTIKDKESRYAVKDQAYWC; via the exons ATGATGCCAAGAAATAA GAATAATCAACCTTTGCGAGTGGAGGCTTCTAGAGAAATGACACAACAAATTACAAGCAATAAAATGGAGACTGTAGATGAAGTTGAGGATGGTTTAGATGTGTTTGCTGACTTGAAACATAGATTCTTGAATTTCAAAAAGCACAAATACTT GGAAAATTCAGAGCATTTTGAAGTCCTTGCAAAAGCTCAAGCACCCAAG TTCATGGTTATTGCTTGTGCAGACTCTAGAGTATGCCCTTCTAACATCCTGGGGTTTCAACCTGGAGAGGCCTTTATGATTCGAAATGTGGCAAATCTGGTTCCCCCATTTGAG AGAGGGCCATCAGAAACTAATGCTGCGCTTGAATTTGCTGTGAATTCACTGGAG GTTAAAAATATATTAGTAATTGGTCACAGCTGTTGTGGAGGTATTCAAGCACTAATGAGTATGCAAGACGAAGAAGATTCAAG TAGCTTGATAAAAAAGTGGGTTGTTATTGGGAAACCTGCGAGGTTAAGCGCAAAGGCTGCTGCTGCCCACCTCTGCTTTGATCAGCAATGTAGACATTGTGAGAAG GAGTCAGTAAATTGTTCACTAGCGAACTTGCTAACTTACCCATGGATAGAAGAACGATTGTGTAAAGGTTTTCTCTCTATTCATGGCGGCTACTATGACTTCACCAACTGTACATTCGAGAAATGGACGCTTGATTACAAGGGAAGCACTATAAAAGACAAAGAAAGCAGATATGCCGTCAAAGATCAAGCATATTGGTGCTGA
- the LOC122652991 gene encoding beta carbonic anhydrase 5, chloroplastic isoform X1, which yields MAAQPLYQDSLFRSSIARPTNSYVGLARSSIGITSIYGSLKRSEKTSDKHLGLLVSVKNNQPLRVEASREMTQQITSNKMETVDEVEDGLDVFADLKHRFLNFKKHKYLENSEHFEVLAKAQAPKFMVIACADSRVCPSNILGFQPGEAFMIRNVANLVPPFERGPSETNAALEFAVNSLEVKNILVIGHSCCGGIQALMSMQDEEDSSSLIKKWVVIGKPARLSAKAAAAHLCFDQQCRHCEKESVNCSLANLLTYPWIEERLCKGFLSIHGGYYDFTNCTFEKWTLDYKGSTIKDKESRYAVKDQAYWC from the exons ATGGCAGCTCAACCTCTGTATCAGGATTCTTTGTTCAGGTCCTCCATTGCTCGCCCCACCAATTCCTATGTGGGTCTTGCGAGATCTTCAATTGGGATTACCAGT ATTTATGGTTCCCTGAAGAGATCGGAAAAAACTAGTGATAAGCATCTAGGATTATTGGTTTCAGTCAA GAATAATCAACCTTTGCGAGTGGAGGCTTCTAGAGAAATGACACAACAAATTACAAGCAATAAAATGGAGACTGTAGATGAAGTTGAGGATGGTTTAGATGTGTTTGCTGACTTGAAACATAGATTCTTGAATTTCAAAAAGCACAAATACTT GGAAAATTCAGAGCATTTTGAAGTCCTTGCAAAAGCTCAAGCACCCAAG TTCATGGTTATTGCTTGTGCAGACTCTAGAGTATGCCCTTCTAACATCCTGGGGTTTCAACCTGGAGAGGCCTTTATGATTCGAAATGTGGCAAATCTGGTTCCCCCATTTGAG AGAGGGCCATCAGAAACTAATGCTGCGCTTGAATTTGCTGTGAATTCACTGGAG GTTAAAAATATATTAGTAATTGGTCACAGCTGTTGTGGAGGTATTCAAGCACTAATGAGTATGCAAGACGAAGAAGATTCAAG TAGCTTGATAAAAAAGTGGGTTGTTATTGGGAAACCTGCGAGGTTAAGCGCAAAGGCTGCTGCTGCCCACCTCTGCTTTGATCAGCAATGTAGACATTGTGAGAAG GAGTCAGTAAATTGTTCACTAGCGAACTTGCTAACTTACCCATGGATAGAAGAACGATTGTGTAAAGGTTTTCTCTCTATTCATGGCGGCTACTATGACTTCACCAACTGTACATTCGAGAAATGGACGCTTGATTACAAGGGAAGCACTATAAAAGACAAAGAAAGCAGATATGCCGTCAAAGATCAAGCATATTGGTGCTGA
- the LOC122652991 gene encoding beta carbonic anhydrase 5, chloroplastic isoform X2 gives MAAQPLYQDSLFRSSIARPTNSYVGLARSSIGITSIYGSLKRSEKTSDKHLGLLVSVKNNQPLRVEASREMTQQITSNKMETVDEVEDGLDVFADLKHRFLNFKKHKYLENSEHFEVLAKAQAPKFMVIACADSRVCPSNILGFQPGEAFMIRNVANLVPPFERGPSETNAALEFAVNSLEVKNILVIGHSCCGGIQALMSMQDEEDSSLIKKWVVIGKPARLSAKAAAAHLCFDQQCRHCEKESVNCSLANLLTYPWIEERLCKGFLSIHGGYYDFTNCTFEKWTLDYKGSTIKDKESRYAVKDQAYWC, from the exons ATGGCAGCTCAACCTCTGTATCAGGATTCTTTGTTCAGGTCCTCCATTGCTCGCCCCACCAATTCCTATGTGGGTCTTGCGAGATCTTCAATTGGGATTACCAGT ATTTATGGTTCCCTGAAGAGATCGGAAAAAACTAGTGATAAGCATCTAGGATTATTGGTTTCAGTCAA GAATAATCAACCTTTGCGAGTGGAGGCTTCTAGAGAAATGACACAACAAATTACAAGCAATAAAATGGAGACTGTAGATGAAGTTGAGGATGGTTTAGATGTGTTTGCTGACTTGAAACATAGATTCTTGAATTTCAAAAAGCACAAATACTT GGAAAATTCAGAGCATTTTGAAGTCCTTGCAAAAGCTCAAGCACCCAAG TTCATGGTTATTGCTTGTGCAGACTCTAGAGTATGCCCTTCTAACATCCTGGGGTTTCAACCTGGAGAGGCCTTTATGATTCGAAATGTGGCAAATCTGGTTCCCCCATTTGAG AGAGGGCCATCAGAAACTAATGCTGCGCTTGAATTTGCTGTGAATTCACTGGAG GTTAAAAATATATTAGTAATTGGTCACAGCTGTTGTGGAGGTATTCAAGCACTAATGAGTATGCAAGACGAAGAAGATTCAAG CTTGATAAAAAAGTGGGTTGTTATTGGGAAACCTGCGAGGTTAAGCGCAAAGGCTGCTGCTGCCCACCTCTGCTTTGATCAGCAATGTAGACATTGTGAGAAG GAGTCAGTAAATTGTTCACTAGCGAACTTGCTAACTTACCCATGGATAGAAGAACGATTGTGTAAAGGTTTTCTCTCTATTCATGGCGGCTACTATGACTTCACCAACTGTACATTCGAGAAATGGACGCTTGATTACAAGGGAAGCACTATAAAAGACAAAGAAAGCAGATATGCCGTCAAAGATCAAGCATATTGGTGCTGA
- the LOC122652393 gene encoding kiwellin-like, with amino-acid sequence MAQLESYLPLLTLFFFLIPSLTTAISSSCGGTCQTLNDCPGQLICISGKCTDDPTVGTHVCTNGSSTAGGCNSAGTLICGGTSYYTYDCSPPITSSTPALLSNNDFTAAGSGPSACDGKYHENTQPIVALSTGWYDKGSRCGNLILITAKNGKTVKAKVVDDCDSMHGYSCDSERDVEGPCANNIINGSDAVWEALGLNITDAIVEVTWTMAERVRSYVCIVTN; translated from the coding sequence ATGGCTCAGCTTGAATCTTATTTACCTCTTCtcacccttttcttcttccttattccTTCCCTCACAACTGCAATCTCTTCATCTTGTGGAGGTACAtgccaaaccctaaacgattgtCCAGGTCAGCTCATCTGCATCAGTGGAAAGTGCACCGATGATCCCACAGTTGGAACCCATGTCTGTACCAATGGATCTTCCACCGCCGGAGGTTGCAACAGTGCCGGAACTCTCATCTGTGGAGGCACTAGCTATTACACATATGATTGCTCACCTCCTATCACTTCCTCTACTCCAGCCCTTCTTTCAAACAATGATTTCACTGCAGCTGGTAGTGGACCATCAGCATGTGATGGAAAATACCATGAGAACACACAACCTATTGTTGCCCTCTCTACTGGTTGGTATGATAAAGGTAGCAGATGTGGAAACTTGATTCTCATAACTGCAAAAAATGGAAAGACAGTGAAGGCTAAGGTTGTGGATGATTGTGATTCTATGCACGGTTATAGCTGTGATAGTGAAAGAGATGTAGAAGGTCCTTGTGCAAATAATATCATCAATGGTTCTGATGCGGTTTGGGAGGCTTTGGGGCTTAACATCACTGATGCTATTGTTGAGGTAACATGGACTATGGCTGAGAGGGTTAGGTCTTATGTTTGTATTGTTACCAACTGA